The following proteins are encoded in a genomic region of Triticum dicoccoides isolate Atlit2015 ecotype Zavitan chromosome 1B, WEW_v2.0, whole genome shotgun sequence:
- the LOC119349817 gene encoding cytokinin riboside 5'-monophosphate phosphoribohydrolase LOG-like isoform X1, producing the protein MSITAAAVVAEPRAFAIGAAPAVEMGPELAPPEPSRGLGQDGGVAVAAAEGRASRFRRICVYCGSAKGRKASYQDAAVDLGKEMVERGIDLVYGGGSIGLMGLVSHAVHAGGRHVIGIIPRSLMPREVTGDPVGEVRAVSGMHERKAEMARFADAFIALPGTNSIPHSNSSTSEKIWNKPCIFCAVEFDNSVNLTGGYGTLEELLEVITWAQLGIHKKPVGLLNVDGFYDPLLSFIDVAVNEGFITQEARQIIISAPTAKELVKKLEEYVPEYEVGLVWDDQNQMPSNSLVPEPLETPAITSS; encoded by the exons ATGAGCatcacggcggcggcggtggtagcGGAGCCGCGCGCGTTCGCCATCGGGGCCGCGCCGGCCGTGGAGATGGGCCCGGAGCTGGCGCCGCCGGAGCCGAGCCGCGGCCTTGGGCAGGACGGCggcgtggcggtggcggcggcggaggggcgggcgtCGCGGTTCCGGCGGATCTGCGTCTACTGCGGCAGCGCCAAGGGGCGCAAGGCCAGCTACCAggacgccgccgtcgacctcgGCAAGGAGATG gtggAGAGGGGCATAGACCTGGTGTACGGGGGCGGCTCCATCGGCCTGATGGGCCTCGTCTCCCACGCCGTCCACGCCGGCGGCCGCCATGTCATCGG GATCATCCCAAGATCACTCATGCCCAGAGAG GTAACCGGGGATCCTGTCGGGGAAGTTAGAGCTGTTTCTGGCATGCACGAGAGGAAGGCCGAGATGGCTCGGTTTGCTGATGCTTTTATTGCCTTACCAGGTACAAATTCAATACCCCACTCCAATTCttctacaagtgagaaaatctggaATAAACCATGCATATTTTGTGCTGTGGAGTTTGACAATTCAGTTAATTTGACAGGCGGCTACGGAACCTTGGAGGAGTTGCTTGAAGTGATCACGTGGGCACAACTAGGAATACACAAGAAGCCG GTCGGTCTGCTGAACGTCGACGGATTCTACGACCCACTGCTGTCGTTCATCGACGTGGCCGTCAACGAAGGCTTCATCACCCAGGAGGCGAGGCAGATCATCATCTCGGCCCCGACAGCCAAGGAGCTAGTCAAGAAGCTGGAG GAGTACGTCCCAGAGTACGAGGTCGGCCTGGTCTGGGATGACCAGAACCAGATGCCAAGCAACAGCCtggtcccggagccgctggagacaCCCGCGATCACCTCGTCCTGA
- the LOC119349817 gene encoding cytokinin riboside 5'-monophosphate phosphoribohydrolase LOG-like isoform X2 — protein sequence MSITAAAVVAEPRAFAIGAAPAVEMGPELAPPEPSRGLGQDGGVAVAAAEGRASRFRRICVYCGSAKGRKASYQDAAVDLGKEMVERGIDLVYGGGSIGLMGLVSHAVHAGGRHVIGIIPRSLMPREVTGDPVGEVRAVSGMHERKAEMARFADAFIALPGGYGTLEELLEVITWAQLGIHKKPVGLLNVDGFYDPLLSFIDVAVNEGFITQEARQIIISAPTAKELVKKLEEYVPEYEVGLVWDDQNQMPSNSLVPEPLETPAITSS from the exons ATGAGCatcacggcggcggcggtggtagcGGAGCCGCGCGCGTTCGCCATCGGGGCCGCGCCGGCCGTGGAGATGGGCCCGGAGCTGGCGCCGCCGGAGCCGAGCCGCGGCCTTGGGCAGGACGGCggcgtggcggtggcggcggcggaggggcgggcgtCGCGGTTCCGGCGGATCTGCGTCTACTGCGGCAGCGCCAAGGGGCGCAAGGCCAGCTACCAggacgccgccgtcgacctcgGCAAGGAGATG gtggAGAGGGGCATAGACCTGGTGTACGGGGGCGGCTCCATCGGCCTGATGGGCCTCGTCTCCCACGCCGTCCACGCCGGCGGCCGCCATGTCATCGG GATCATCCCAAGATCACTCATGCCCAGAGAG GTAACCGGGGATCCTGTCGGGGAAGTTAGAGCTGTTTCTGGCATGCACGAGAGGAAGGCCGAGATGGCTCGGTTTGCTGATGCTTTTATTGCCTTACCAG GCGGCTACGGAACCTTGGAGGAGTTGCTTGAAGTGATCACGTGGGCACAACTAGGAATACACAAGAAGCCG GTCGGTCTGCTGAACGTCGACGGATTCTACGACCCACTGCTGTCGTTCATCGACGTGGCCGTCAACGAAGGCTTCATCACCCAGGAGGCGAGGCAGATCATCATCTCGGCCCCGACAGCCAAGGAGCTAGTCAAGAAGCTGGAG GAGTACGTCCCAGAGTACGAGGTCGGCCTGGTCTGGGATGACCAGAACCAGATGCCAAGCAACAGCCtggtcccggagccgctggagacaCCCGCGATCACCTCGTCCTGA